Proteins encoded by one window of Cylindrospermum stagnale PCC 7417:
- a CDS encoding caspase, EACC1-associated type, translating into MAKIALLIGVSEYEPELPPLPNAVNDVEAMQRVLLNPEMGGFDKAEVLKNPQRQVMEDAIYELYANRQKEDLLLLYFSGHGITEDTGDFYFSTRFTRKDGGKLRPTTAVAARNVHLWMNQSKSRRMVVILDCCFSAAFAKGLTAKDSGTINLEQHLGGEGRAILTAATSTQYAFEQEGLELSVYTHYLVEGIENGAADKDGDGLIAVDELHGYASSKVREASPAMTPEFYPFKDGYRIFLAKSPKDDPKLKYRQEVERRINQGKFNVIARRLLNSLRLTLNIAPEVADAIEAEVQQPYREYQRKLEEYEATLMEAIEDEGRLSERTLNDLRDYQQHLGLRDEDVAPIEKRLIGQEKDPTPNPSPQARRGEINHDISINSSPQTVRGDINNATSINSSPQTGRGEVKSGESLANQFEFDVVTVNGQGKIINSRRGKAEFFTEDLGNGVILDMVAIPGGQFFMGSPENELERRDNESPQHKVTIQPFFLGKYPVTQSQWKVVAALPKVKIDLNSDPSHFKGANRPVEQVSWNDAIEFCARLSHKTGKIYRLPSEAEWEYACRAGTTTPFYFGETISTELANYNSNYIYGSGSKGKYLEQTTDVGKFPPNAFGLYDMHGNVWEWCQDGWHKNYIDAPTDGSVWANDNDNRMLRGSSWFGIPRYCRSAFRLDFYAGDRKSFNGFRVACSAA; encoded by the coding sequence ATGGCGAAGATAGCATTGCTGATAGGGGTGAGCGAGTATGAGCCAGAATTACCGCCACTACCAAACGCTGTTAATGATGTCGAAGCAATGCAGCGAGTATTGTTAAACCCAGAAATGGGAGGCTTCGACAAGGCTGAGGTGTTGAAAAATCCCCAACGCCAGGTAATGGAAGATGCTATTTATGAGTTGTATGCCAATCGCCAAAAAGAAGATTTGCTGCTTTTGTATTTCTCTGGACATGGCATAACTGAGGACACAGGTGATTTTTACTTCTCCACTCGCTTCACCCGGAAAGATGGGGGAAAACTAAGACCAACCACAGCCGTAGCCGCGAGAAATGTACATCTTTGGATGAACCAAAGTAAGTCAAGGCGAATGGTGGTAATTTTAGATTGCTGCTTTAGTGCTGCTTTTGCGAAAGGTTTGACAGCTAAAGATAGCGGTACCATCAACCTGGAACAGCATTTAGGGGGTGAGGGAAGAGCAATTCTCACCGCTGCTACTTCTACACAATATGCATTTGAGCAGGAAGGGTTGGAACTTTCGGTTTACACTCACTACCTAGTTGAGGGAATTGAGAACGGTGCAGCGGACAAAGATGGAGATGGTTTGATTGCGGTGGATGAGTTGCATGGGTACGCTAGCAGCAAGGTGAGAGAAGCATCGCCAGCAATGACACCAGAATTCTATCCTTTTAAGGATGGTTATCGGATTTTTCTGGCAAAGTCGCCCAAGGATGACCCTAAACTAAAGTATCGTCAGGAAGTGGAACGGCGAATTAATCAGGGTAAGTTTAACGTAATTGCCCGTCGTCTGTTGAATTCTTTACGTCTCACTTTGAATATCGCTCCTGAGGTTGCTGATGCGATTGAAGCTGAAGTTCAACAACCGTATAGGGAATATCAGCGGAAGTTGGAAGAGTATGAAGCGACGCTGATGGAAGCAATTGAAGATGAGGGAAGGTTGAGTGAAAGAACCCTTAATGATTTGAGAGATTATCAGCAACATTTAGGGTTGAGGGATGAAGATGTAGCACCAATTGAAAAACGGTTAATTGGTCAGGAAAAAGACCCCACCCCCAACCCCTCCCCGCAAGCGAGGAGGGGGGAAATTAATCACGATATTTCCATCAACTCATCTCCGCAAACGGTGAGGGGGGACATTAATAACGCTACTTCCATCAACTCATCTCCGCAAACGGGGAGGGGGGAAGTTAAGAGTGGGGAGAGTTTAGCGAATCAGTTTGAATTTGATGTGGTGACTGTGAATGGTCAGGGGAAAATTATTAATAGTCGTCGGGGAAAAGCGGAGTTTTTCACAGAAGACTTGGGTAATGGTGTGATTCTGGATATGGTGGCGATTCCTGGGGGTCAATTTTTCATGGGTTCCCCAGAGAATGAGCTAGAACGAAGAGATAATGAAAGTCCACAACATAAAGTCACCATTCAACCCTTTTTCCTGGGGAAATATCCTGTAACTCAGAGTCAATGGAAAGTAGTTGCGGCTTTACCAAAGGTGAAAATTGATTTAAATTCAGACCCATCTCATTTTAAAGGGGCTAACCGACCTGTTGAACAGGTGTCTTGGAATGATGCAATAGAGTTTTGTGCCAGACTGTCTCACAAGACAGGGAAAATATATCGCTTACCCAGTGAAGCAGAATGGGAATATGCTTGTCGGGCGGGAACTACTACCCCGTTTTATTTTGGTGAAACTATTTCCACTGAGTTAGCCAATTACAATAGTAACTACATTTACGGTTCGGGTTCAAAAGGTAAATATCTTGAGCAAACAACAGATGTAGGAAAATTTCCGCCCAATGCTTTCGGTTTATACGATATGCATGGTAATGTATGGGAATGGTGCCAAGATGGGTGGCACAAAAATTATATAGATGCGCCAACTGACGGTAGCGTGTGGGCAAACGATAATGATAATCGGATGCTGCGCGGTAGTTCTTGGTTCGGCATTCCTCGCTATTGCCGTTCGGCGTTTCGGCTCGACTTCTATGCGGGCGACAGGAAATCCTTCAACGGTTTTCGGGTTGCGTGTTCTGCTGCGTAG
- the queF gene encoding preQ(1) synthase, which translates to MSNSSPETLSQPSQEMKYGEREIAEGQLITFPNPRVGRRYDVNITLPEFTCKCPFSGYPDFATIYISYVPDERVVELKALKLYINSYRDRYISHEETANQILDDFVAACDPLAVTVKTDFTPRGNVHTVVEVKHQK; encoded by the coding sequence ATGAGTAACTCCTCACCGGAAACTTTATCCCAGCCAAGCCAAGAAATGAAGTATGGCGAACGCGAGATTGCAGAAGGACAACTAATTACTTTTCCAAATCCGCGCGTGGGTAGGCGATATGACGTTAATATTACCTTGCCGGAATTTACCTGTAAATGTCCGTTTTCTGGTTATCCTGACTTTGCGACGATTTACATTAGCTATGTGCCTGATGAGCGGGTGGTGGAATTAAAGGCGCTGAAACTTTATATTAATAGTTATCGCGATCGCTATATTTCTCACGAAGAAACCGCTAATCAAATTTTAGATGATTTTGTCGCCGCTTGTGACCCGTTGGCAGTAACGGTGAAAACAGATTTTACTCCCCGTGGGAATGTGCATACGGTTGTAGAGGTAAAGCATCAGAAGTAG
- a CDS encoding phasin family protein: protein MPGFGDLVQKAFYLGVGLASYAGEKAGGKLAEVRSQVQKLADEMVAKGEMNTDEARRFVEDMMKQAQQPQTSAETPEKTSPSEPRRIEILEDDEEPTVKNTAPDNVDQLRQQVLELRDELNRLQRDQ, encoded by the coding sequence ATGCCTGGTTTTGGAGATCTTGTTCAAAAAGCTTTTTACCTCGGTGTCGGGTTAGCTTCTTACGCGGGTGAGAAAGCAGGGGGAAAATTAGCCGAAGTGCGATCGCAAGTCCAAAAGCTGGCGGATGAAATGGTGGCAAAAGGCGAAATGAACACAGATGAAGCCCGCCGCTTCGTCGAAGACATGATGAAACAAGCCCAACAGCCCCAAACATCTGCTGAAACCCCAGAAAAAACATCCCCTTCTGAACCTCGCCGCATCGAAATCTTAGAAGATGACGAAGAACCAACGGTGAAAAACACCGCACCGGATAATGTAGACCAACTACGCCAACAAGTGCTAGAACTGCGAGATGAGTTAAATCGACTGCAACGGGATCAGTAA
- a CDS encoding YciI family protein has product MPWFVKIEEGKVDKPTFDQYVPAHKAYVQELIAKGHKASSGYWAQHRGGMLLFEAASMDEAEAIVARDPLVHNGCVDYQLYEWRIVVE; this is encoded by the coding sequence ATGCCTTGGTTTGTAAAGATTGAAGAAGGCAAAGTGGATAAACCCACCTTTGACCAATATGTCCCCGCCCATAAAGCTTATGTTCAAGAGTTGATTGCCAAAGGACACAAAGCAAGTTCAGGTTATTGGGCGCAGCACCGAGGTGGGATGCTACTGTTTGAGGCGGCATCAATGGATGAAGCTGAAGCGATAGTGGCTCGTGATCCATTGGTACACAACGGTTGTGTCGATTATCAGCTTTATGAATGGCGAATTGTTGTTGAATAA
- a CDS encoding 2'-5' RNA ligase family protein, translating into MSRFFIALLPPQDIQDYANQVKQHFAEQYASCGAQKSPPHITLQPPFEWADANVSVLESSLKEFASGQQSVSITLSGFDAFAPRVIYINVVKSQALLTLQANLMAYLARTLGIVDQVSQSRPFAPHMTVAFRDLTKRNFHAAWPEFRQRQLHFEFTADNLTLLLHDGKRWNIKSEFSFLF; encoded by the coding sequence ATGAGCCGCTTTTTCATCGCCCTCTTACCACCACAAGACATTCAAGACTACGCCAACCAAGTCAAGCAGCATTTTGCCGAACAGTATGCCAGTTGCGGCGCACAAAAGTCTCCACCCCACATTACTCTGCAACCGCCCTTTGAATGGGCAGATGCCAACGTTTCAGTTCTAGAATCATCCCTCAAAGAGTTTGCCAGTGGGCAACAATCAGTATCAATTACACTCAGCGGGTTTGATGCCTTTGCCCCTCGCGTCATCTACATTAATGTGGTTAAAAGTCAAGCACTTCTAACTTTGCAAGCAAATTTAATGGCGTATTTGGCAAGGACTCTGGGAATTGTTGATCAAGTTTCTCAAAGCCGTCCCTTTGCACCCCACATGACAGTGGCGTTTCGGGACTTAACAAAGCGCAACTTTCACGCTGCTTGGCCAGAATTTCGGCAACGTCAGTTGCATTTTGAATTTACGGCTGATAATTTAACGCTACTGCTTCACGATGGTAAACGCTGGAATATCAAATCGGAGTTTTCTTTTTTGTTCTAG
- a CDS encoding carboxymuconolactone decarboxylase family protein, with the protein MTKLIEYEEASDEVRAVYDDIRATRQTEYINNFWKSIANHPPTLRRTWETLKEVMASPGEIDPLMRELIYIAVSVTNGCDYCIASHTAAARAKGMSDTMLGELLAIAATANMTNRLANGYQIPVDEVFKT; encoded by the coding sequence ATGACCAAGTTGATTGAATACGAAGAAGCCAGCGACGAAGTGCGTGCCGTATATGACGACATCCGCGCCACCCGCCAAACTGAATATATCAATAACTTCTGGAAATCTATCGCCAACCATCCCCCGACTCTGCGGCGAACCTGGGAAACATTGAAGGAAGTGATGGCTAGTCCTGGTGAAATTGATCCACTGATGCGCGAACTGATTTACATCGCCGTGAGTGTGACAAATGGTTGTGATTACTGCATCGCCTCACACACGGCGGCGGCTCGTGCTAAGGGGATGAGTGATACTATGTTAGGTGAATTGTTGGCGATCGCAGCTACAGCAAATATGACTAATCGCCTAGCTAACGGCTATCAGATTCCGGTGGATGAGGTCTTTAAAACCTAG
- a CDS encoding ribulose bisphosphate carboxylase small subunit, which yields MSYYIAPRFLDKLGVHITKNFLQLPGVRVPLILGIHGRKGEGKTFQCELVFEKMGIEVTQISGGELESPDAGDPARLIRLRYRETAELIKVRGKMCVLMINDLDAGAGRFDEGTQYTVNTQLVNATLMNIADNPTDVQLPGSYDSTPLHRVPIIVTGNDFSTLYAPLIRDGRMEKFYWEPSRDDKVGIVGGIFAEDGLSQRQVEQLVDTFINQSVDFFSALRSRIYDEQIREFIHQVGFERVSLRVVNSAEKPPEFKKPDFSLSHLIEAGNLIVGEQQRVETSHLVDDYNRLNRGRSYQAASPAAETPVSQPSTNGFPKPEASNSHLTLETQEQIRQILAQGYKIGIEHVDARRFRTGSWQSCTNSHIDAHSDAISTLESCLAEYSGEYVRLVGIDPKAKRRVIETIIQRPDGKN from the coding sequence ATGAGTTACTATATTGCTCCCCGCTTTCTCGATAAACTTGGCGTTCATATCACCAAAAACTTCTTGCAACTCCCTGGTGTGCGAGTTCCTTTGATTTTGGGGATTCATGGACGTAAAGGTGAGGGTAAGACTTTTCAATGTGAGTTAGTTTTTGAGAAAATGGGTATCGAGGTGACTCAGATATCTGGTGGAGAATTGGAAAGTCCAGATGCGGGAGATCCAGCGCGTTTGATTCGTTTGCGCTATCGGGAAACGGCAGAACTGATCAAAGTGCGCGGCAAAATGTGTGTGCTGATGATTAACGATTTAGATGCGGGTGCGGGACGCTTTGATGAAGGTACTCAGTATACTGTAAATACTCAGTTGGTAAATGCCACTCTGATGAATATTGCTGATAATCCTACAGATGTGCAGTTACCTGGAAGTTATGACTCTACGCCTTTGCATCGTGTGCCGATTATTGTCACAGGAAACGATTTTTCTACTCTCTATGCGCCGTTAATTCGGGATGGACGGATGGAGAAATTTTACTGGGAACCCAGCCGAGATGACAAGGTGGGGATTGTCGGCGGGATTTTTGCGGAAGATGGACTTTCACAGCGGCAAGTTGAACAGCTAGTTGATACTTTTATCAATCAGTCCGTTGACTTTTTTAGCGCTTTGCGATCGCGCATTTATGACGAACAAATCCGTGAATTCATTCACCAGGTTGGTTTTGAGCGGGTTTCGTTGCGTGTGGTAAACAGCGCAGAAAAGCCACCGGAGTTTAAAAAGCCGGATTTCAGTCTGTCTCACTTAATCGAGGCTGGTAACTTGATAGTAGGCGAACAACAACGGGTGGAAACTTCCCATTTAGTTGATGATTACAATCGCTTAAATAGAGGCAGAAGTTATCAAGCTGCGTCACCTGCTGCTGAGACACCAGTTAGCCAACCGTCAACTAATGGATTTCCAAAACCGGAAGCATCGAATAGCCATTTAACCTTAGAGACACAAGAACAAATCCGGCAAATACTGGCTCAAGGTTACAAAATTGGCATTGAACACGTAGATGCCCGCCGTTTCCGCACGGGTTCTTGGCAAAGTTGCACTAATAGCCACATTGATGCACATTCAGATGCCATATCAACTTTAGAATCTTGTTTGGCGGAATATAGCGGTGAGTATGTGCGTTTGGTAGGAATTGATCCCAAGGCGAAGCGGCGGGTGATAGAGACGATTATTCAGCGTCCGGATGGGAAAAATTGA
- a CDS encoding DNA methylase, which translates to MNANQLSIFTDNNPPEISSAVNSSLQSLTSYMDVKNTIPVDLPNGAYISLDRLSPLKVYSLGFQPAKTIPEIPSWFLQKYTSKGEVILEPFAGSGTSIIEALKLGRNVVWSDNNPLSQLICRVKTTRLPLIDILEESYKIVADANLEKSVINSVDFSNKDFWFQKPVQEGLEIIKNRIFSSKPAYQPVLLLAFASTVRKCSDMNDGMILAARRSSVKETPTRTRADVFKYFKYYLDKIIEALADWHQLSWDNSCTREVSSQDARNLDGDWLCDAVVTSPPYINAIDYVWASKFELHWLDFVKSNQDRLDLYSKEIGTERISSSNYKQLGQTGYKYLDNLIAEIFTGEKYQASKGQNQLRARVVYKYFMDMKQHFYSCYHKLKAGGHYCFAVGDFSRICGVDIPVADSLTEFAATIGFQEVFRFHLLLKNRKLNIPRNVNWAGTIKHDTIVVIQKH; encoded by the coding sequence ATGAACGCTAATCAGCTATCGATTTTTACTGACAATAACCCACCGGAAATATCCTCTGCTGTAAATAGCAGTTTACAAAGCTTGACATCCTATATGGATGTCAAGAATACTATCCCAGTTGATTTACCAAATGGGGCATATATTTCTCTTGATAGACTTTCACCTTTAAAGGTTTACTCCCTTGGCTTTCAACCCGCAAAAACGATTCCTGAAATACCATCTTGGTTTTTACAAAAATATACATCTAAAGGTGAAGTCATCTTAGAACCGTTTGCAGGTTCAGGAACTAGCATTATCGAGGCTTTGAAACTAGGCAGAAACGTTGTTTGGTCGGATAACAACCCTCTTAGTCAGTTAATTTGCAGAGTTAAAACTACTCGTCTACCGCTAATTGATATCTTAGAGGAGTCCTACAAAATTGTTGCAGATGCCAATCTTGAGAAGAGTGTGATTAACAGCGTTGATTTTAGTAATAAAGACTTTTGGTTTCAGAAGCCAGTACAAGAAGGTTTGGAAATTATAAAAAACAGAATATTTTCATCAAAACCAGCTTATCAACCTGTTTTACTACTCGCTTTTGCATCAACTGTCAGAAAATGCTCTGATATGAATGATGGTATGATATTAGCAGCACGTCGTTCTAGTGTTAAAGAAACACCTACAAGAACTCGTGCAGATGTTTTTAAATATTTTAAATATTATCTTGATAAAATTATAGAAGCTCTCGCAGACTGGCATCAGTTAAGTTGGGATAATTCTTGTACCAGAGAAGTATCGTCACAAGATGCACGTAATTTAGATGGAGATTGGTTATGTGATGCCGTTGTGACATCTCCTCCCTATATTAATGCAATTGATTATGTTTGGGCTTCTAAATTTGAGCTACATTGGCTAGATTTTGTGAAGAGTAATCAAGACAGATTGGATTTATATTCAAAGGAAATTGGAACTGAAAGAATTTCTAGCTCAAACTATAAACAGTTGGGACAAACAGGTTATAAGTATCTTGATAATTTAATTGCAGAGATATTTACTGGAGAAAAATATCAAGCTAGTAAAGGACAAAATCAGTTGAGAGCGAGGGTAGTATATAAGTATTTTATGGATATGAAGCAACATTTTTATAGTTGTTATCATAAACTAAAAGCTGGTGGTCATTACTGCTTTGCTGTGGGTGATTTTAGTCGAATTTGTGGAGTTGATATTCCTGTTGCTGATTCGCTAACTGAGTTTGCGGCTACTATCGGTTTTCAAGAAGTTTTCAGATTTCACCTTTTGTTGAAAAATCGTAAGTTGAATATCCCCAGAAATGTTAATTGGGCTGGAACTATCAAACATGATACAATCGTAGTCATACAAAAACATTGA